One region of Pangasianodon hypophthalmus isolate fPanHyp1 chromosome 15, fPanHyp1.pri, whole genome shotgun sequence genomic DNA includes:
- the nedd4l gene encoding E3 ubiquitin-protein ligase NEDD4-like isoform X8 produces the protein MIDDAHSGHDRLKNGLLHFGQTRDDFLGQVDVPLSHLPTEDPAMERPYTFKDFLLRPRSHKSRVKGYLRLKMAYLPKNGAQEEESGEMREEAEGWEVDSVDHGGSRRSQQILPPLPAGWEEKVDNLGRTYYVNHNNRTTQWKRPSTVDVVSETDSDNHLRQINQEAHRVFRSRRHISEDLENEHIDPRELDDPLPSQSWDPITEEDFSGMSEAVAGPASSATPIHQFSTPEFSEEISMRLSLTPNTNGEMGGANNTGSLLSSRLRSSSMTDGVSDQAQTPSPMTSQSRRTRAQTVTGLEQPMSLPSGWEERKDAKGRTYYVNHNNRSTTWTRPILQHTEDGVSSPAGAVGGAVATTPSSSGHLSEPQMRRPRSLSSPTVTLSTPPEGTNNVPLPRVVKDTLSNPQSPQPSPYSSPKSQHKVTQSFLPPGWEMRIAPNGRPFFIDHNSRTTTWEDPRLKYPVHMRAKGALDPGDLGPLPPGWEERVHADGRTFYIDHNTKNTQWEDPRLQSPAITGPAVPYSREFKQKYDYFRKKLKKPADIPNRFEMKLHRGSIFEESYRRIMSLKRPDVLKSRLWIEFESEKGLDYGGVAREWFFLISKEMFNPYYGLFEYSATDNYTLQINPNSGLCNEDHLSYFKFIGRVAGMAVYHGKLLDGFFIRPFYKMMLGKPITLNDMESVDSEYYNSLKWILENDPTELDLRFCIDEDNFGQTYQVDLKPSGSDMVVTNDNKKEYIDLVIQWRFVNRVQKQMNAFMEGFTELILIDLIKIFDENELELLMCGLGDVDVNDWRQHTVYKNGYCPNHPVIQWFWKAVLLMDAEKRIRLLQFVTGTSRVPMNGFAELYGSNGPQLFTIEQWGTPDKLPRAHTCFNRLDLPAYESFDDLREKLLMAVENAQGFEGVD, from the exons Atgattgatgac GCTCACTCTGGTCACGATCGACTCAAGAATGGGCTTTTACACTTCGGACAG ACTAGAGATGACTTCCTGGGACAGGTGGATGTGCCTCTGAGTCACTTGCCG ACGGAGGATCCAGCGATGGAGCGGCCGTACACGTTTAAAGATTTCCTCCTCAGGCCAAGAAg tcataAGTCGAGGGTGAAAGGTTATCTGAGGCTGAAGATGGCGTACCTGCCGAAGAACGGTGCTCAGGAGGAGGAGAGCGGCGAGATGAGAGAGGAGGCTGAg ggatGGGAGGTGGACTCGGTGGATCACGGCGGTTCTCGTCGTTCTCAGCAGATCCTTCCTCCGTTGCCGGCAGGTTGGGAGGAGAAAGTTGATAATCTCGGCCGAACGTATTACGTTAATCACAACAACCGAACCACACAGTGGAAAAGACCCAGcacagt tgacGTGGTATCAGAGACGGACAGCGATAATCACCTGCGTCAGATCAACCAGGAAGCGCACCGAGTGTTTCGCTCCAGACGCCACATCAGTGAGGACCTGGAGAACGAGCACATCGACCCCCGAGAGCTCGATGAT CCCCTCCCCTCCCAGTCCTGGGACCCTATCACTGAAGAGGATTTCTCGGGGATGAGTGAGGCCGTGGCTGGCCCCGCCTCCTCTGCCACGCCCATTCATCAGTTCAGCACTCCAGAGTTTTCAGAAGAGATCAGCATGAGGCTGTCACTCACTCCTAACACCAACGGAGAAATGGGCGGAGCTAACAACACCGGG tctctcctgTCATCCAGGTTGCGTTCCTCCAGTATGACTGATGGAGTGAGTGATCAGGCTCAGACTCCCTCACCTATG ACGTCGCAGTCCAGACGAACCCGAGCCCAAACGGTCACAGGCCTAGAACAGCCCATG tcccTGCCCTCAGGTTGGGAGGAGAGAAAAGACGCTAAGGGCCGAACGTATTATGTCAATCACAACAACCGCAGCACAACTTGGACACGCCCTATTCTGCAG CACACTGAAGATGGAGTGAGTTCTCCTGCAGGAGCTGTAGGAGGCGCTGTAGCTACTACACCTTCATCCAGCGGCCATCTTAGTGAACCCCAAATGCGCAGACCTCGTAGCCTTAGTTCCCCCACCGTCACTCTGTCCACTCCTCCAGAG GGAACCAATAACGTGCCGCTTCCTCGTGTGGTGAAGGACACGCTCTCGAACCCGCAGTCGCCTCAGCCTTCGCCCTACAGCTCGCCCAAATCCCAGCACAAGGTCACTCAGAGCTTCCTGCCCCCGGGGTGGGAGATGAGGATCGCCCCCAACGGACGGCCGTTCTTCATCGACCACAACAGCAGGACGACCACAtgg GAGGATCCACGTTTAAAGTACCCCGTTCACATGAGGGCTAAAGGAGCGCTGGACCCCGGCGACCTCGGCCCACTTCCT CCGGGATGGGAGGAGCGAGTCCATGCAGATGGAAGAACGTTTTACATCGACCACA aCACGAAGAACACACAGTGGGAAGATCCTCGACTACAGAGTCCCGCTATCACAGGACCg GCCGTGCCGTACTCGCGagagtttaaacagaaatatgatTACTTCAGGAAGAAGTTAAAGAAGCCG gcGGACATTCCTAACCGTTTCGAGATGAAGCTGCACAGAGGCAGTATATTCGAGGAGTCCTACAGGCGGATCATGTCTCTGAAGAGGCCGGACGTTCTGAAGTCCCGCCTCTGGATCGAGTTCGAGTCGGAGAAAGGGCTCGACTACGGGGGCGTGGCCAGGGAGTGGTTCTTCCTTAtctctaaggagatgttcaACCCTTATTATGGACTGTTTGAGTACTCAGCCAC AGATAACTACACACTCCAGATTAATCCAAACTCAGGGTTGTGTAACGAGGATCATCTCTCATACTTCAAGTTCATCGGGCGAGTAGCGGGCATGGCGGTGTATCACGGCAAGCTGCTGGACG GTTTCTTCATCCGACCTTTTTATAAGATGAtgctgggaaaacccatcacgCTGAACGACATGGAGTCAGTG gacagtGAATACTACAACTCACTGAAGTGGATTTTGGAGAACGACCCGACGGAGCTGGACCTGCGCTTCTGTATCGATGAGGACAACTTCGGACAG ACATACCAAGTGGACCTGAAGCCGAGCGGTTCTGATATGGTCGTCACCAACGACAACAAGAAGGAGTATATCGA tttggtTATACAGTGGCGGTTTGTGAACAGGGTGCAGAAACAGATGAATGCCTTTATGGAG GGATTCACAGAGCTGATTCTCATCGACTTAATTAAGATCTTTGATGAGAACGAGTTGGAG ttGCTGATGTGTGGTCTGGGTGATGTGGATGTTAACGACTGGAGACAACACACCGTGTATAAAAACGGCTACTGTCCAAATCACCCCGTCATCCAGTGGTTCTGGAAG gccgtGTTGTTGATGGATGCCGAGAAGAGGATTCGGCTGCTGCAGTTCGTCACAGGAACGTCCAGAGTTCCTATGAATGGCTTTGCCGAGCTGTATG gttcGAACGGGCCGCAGTTGTTTACCATCGAGCAGTGGGGGACTCCAGACAAACTCCCCCGTGCACACACATG
- the nedd4l gene encoding E3 ubiquitin-protein ligase NEDD4-like isoform X9: MERPYTFKDFLLRPRSHKSRVKGYLRLKMAYLPKNGAQEEESGEMREEAEGWEVDSVDHGGSRRSQQILPPLPAGWEEKVDNLGRTYYVNHNNRTTQWKRPSTVDVVSETDSDNHLRQINQEAHRVFRSRRHISEDLENEHIDPRELDDPLPSQSWDPITEEDFSGMSEAVAGPASSATPIHQFSTPEFSEEISMRLSLTPNTNGEMGGANNTGSLLSSRLRSSSMTDGVSDQAQTPSPMTSQSRRTRAQTVTGLEQPMSLPSGWEERKDAKGRTYYVNHNNRSTTWTRPILQHTEDGVSSPAGAVGGAVATTPSSSGHLSEPQMRRPRSLSSPTVTLSTPPEGTNNVPLPRVVKDTLSNPQSPQPSPYSSPKSQHKVTQSFLPPGWEMRIAPNGRPFFIDHNSRTTTWEDPRLKYPVHMRAKGALDPGDLGPLPPGWEERVHADGRTFYIDHNTKNTQWEDPRLQSPAITGPAVPYSREFKQKYDYFRKKLKKPADIPNRFEMKLHRGSIFEESYRRIMSLKRPDVLKSRLWIEFESEKGLDYGGVAREWFFLISKEMFNPYYGLFEYSATDNYTLQINPNSGLCNEDHLSYFKFIGRVAGMAVYHGKLLDGFFIRPFYKMMLGKPITLNDMESVDSEYYNSLKWILENDPTELDLRFCIDEDNFGQTYQVDLKPSGSDMVVTNDNKKEYIDLVIQWRFVNRVQKQMNAFMEGFTELILIDLIKIFDENELELLMCGLGDVDVNDWRQHTVYKNGYCPNHPVIQWFWKAVLLMDAEKRIRLLQFVTGTSRVPMNGFAELYGSNGPQLFTIEQWGTPDKLPRAHTCFNRLDLPAYESFDDLREKLLMAVENAQGFEGVD, translated from the exons ATGGAGCGGCCGTACACGTTTAAAGATTTCCTCCTCAGGCCAAGAAg tcataAGTCGAGGGTGAAAGGTTATCTGAGGCTGAAGATGGCGTACCTGCCGAAGAACGGTGCTCAGGAGGAGGAGAGCGGCGAGATGAGAGAGGAGGCTGAg ggatGGGAGGTGGACTCGGTGGATCACGGCGGTTCTCGTCGTTCTCAGCAGATCCTTCCTCCGTTGCCGGCAGGTTGGGAGGAGAAAGTTGATAATCTCGGCCGAACGTATTACGTTAATCACAACAACCGAACCACACAGTGGAAAAGACCCAGcacagt tgacGTGGTATCAGAGACGGACAGCGATAATCACCTGCGTCAGATCAACCAGGAAGCGCACCGAGTGTTTCGCTCCAGACGCCACATCAGTGAGGACCTGGAGAACGAGCACATCGACCCCCGAGAGCTCGATGAT CCCCTCCCCTCCCAGTCCTGGGACCCTATCACTGAAGAGGATTTCTCGGGGATGAGTGAGGCCGTGGCTGGCCCCGCCTCCTCTGCCACGCCCATTCATCAGTTCAGCACTCCAGAGTTTTCAGAAGAGATCAGCATGAGGCTGTCACTCACTCCTAACACCAACGGAGAAATGGGCGGAGCTAACAACACCGGG tctctcctgTCATCCAGGTTGCGTTCCTCCAGTATGACTGATGGAGTGAGTGATCAGGCTCAGACTCCCTCACCTATG ACGTCGCAGTCCAGACGAACCCGAGCCCAAACGGTCACAGGCCTAGAACAGCCCATG tcccTGCCCTCAGGTTGGGAGGAGAGAAAAGACGCTAAGGGCCGAACGTATTATGTCAATCACAACAACCGCAGCACAACTTGGACACGCCCTATTCTGCAG CACACTGAAGATGGAGTGAGTTCTCCTGCAGGAGCTGTAGGAGGCGCTGTAGCTACTACACCTTCATCCAGCGGCCATCTTAGTGAACCCCAAATGCGCAGACCTCGTAGCCTTAGTTCCCCCACCGTCACTCTGTCCACTCCTCCAGAG GGAACCAATAACGTGCCGCTTCCTCGTGTGGTGAAGGACACGCTCTCGAACCCGCAGTCGCCTCAGCCTTCGCCCTACAGCTCGCCCAAATCCCAGCACAAGGTCACTCAGAGCTTCCTGCCCCCGGGGTGGGAGATGAGGATCGCCCCCAACGGACGGCCGTTCTTCATCGACCACAACAGCAGGACGACCACAtgg GAGGATCCACGTTTAAAGTACCCCGTTCACATGAGGGCTAAAGGAGCGCTGGACCCCGGCGACCTCGGCCCACTTCCT CCGGGATGGGAGGAGCGAGTCCATGCAGATGGAAGAACGTTTTACATCGACCACA aCACGAAGAACACACAGTGGGAAGATCCTCGACTACAGAGTCCCGCTATCACAGGACCg GCCGTGCCGTACTCGCGagagtttaaacagaaatatgatTACTTCAGGAAGAAGTTAAAGAAGCCG gcGGACATTCCTAACCGTTTCGAGATGAAGCTGCACAGAGGCAGTATATTCGAGGAGTCCTACAGGCGGATCATGTCTCTGAAGAGGCCGGACGTTCTGAAGTCCCGCCTCTGGATCGAGTTCGAGTCGGAGAAAGGGCTCGACTACGGGGGCGTGGCCAGGGAGTGGTTCTTCCTTAtctctaaggagatgttcaACCCTTATTATGGACTGTTTGAGTACTCAGCCAC AGATAACTACACACTCCAGATTAATCCAAACTCAGGGTTGTGTAACGAGGATCATCTCTCATACTTCAAGTTCATCGGGCGAGTAGCGGGCATGGCGGTGTATCACGGCAAGCTGCTGGACG GTTTCTTCATCCGACCTTTTTATAAGATGAtgctgggaaaacccatcacgCTGAACGACATGGAGTCAGTG gacagtGAATACTACAACTCACTGAAGTGGATTTTGGAGAACGACCCGACGGAGCTGGACCTGCGCTTCTGTATCGATGAGGACAACTTCGGACAG ACATACCAAGTGGACCTGAAGCCGAGCGGTTCTGATATGGTCGTCACCAACGACAACAAGAAGGAGTATATCGA tttggtTATACAGTGGCGGTTTGTGAACAGGGTGCAGAAACAGATGAATGCCTTTATGGAG GGATTCACAGAGCTGATTCTCATCGACTTAATTAAGATCTTTGATGAGAACGAGTTGGAG ttGCTGATGTGTGGTCTGGGTGATGTGGATGTTAACGACTGGAGACAACACACCGTGTATAAAAACGGCTACTGTCCAAATCACCCCGTCATCCAGTGGTTCTGGAAG gccgtGTTGTTGATGGATGCCGAGAAGAGGATTCGGCTGCTGCAGTTCGTCACAGGAACGTCCAGAGTTCCTATGAATGGCTTTGCCGAGCTGTATG gttcGAACGGGCCGCAGTTGTTTACCATCGAGCAGTGGGGGACTCCAGACAAACTCCCCCGTGCACACACATG